In a single window of the Chaetodon trifascialis isolate fChaTrf1 chromosome 19, fChaTrf1.hap1, whole genome shotgun sequence genome:
- the gpr132b gene encoding probable G-protein coupled receptor 132b produces the protein MHEPLLTETVSPTINTSLMACEPPYDEGRLSLVLLYSVVLAVGLPANLLTIYLTWLQVRRKNVLGVYLWSLSLCDLTYLGTLPLWAYYVSSGHWWPWSSAACKLTGYIFFNNMYISIFLLCCISCDRYVAVVYSVESRGLRRQRFAFLIALAIVLLVAVGHIPVFTMREGDGAEGDRRCFEPSQSSSTVTGFNYARFVVGFLIPLLVLVVTNRGILANVQRSTGLRREQKERVRWLAVAVVVLFLVCFAPYHIILLVRAVLFHFPQLEDGTCLFERTMYTPYTISLGLSTINSAVNPILYVLSSDNIRKELSRGLVQACDRAHLRPRSNSSQNKIQPTKNSSEVNAVTDTERHQGGKPSGT, from the coding sequence ATGCACGAGCCGCTGCTGACCGAGACCGTCTCCCCCACGATCAACACAAGTCTGATGGCGTGCGAGCCCCCGTACGACGAGGGCCGCCTGTCGCTGGTGCTGCTGTATAGCGTGGTGCTGGCTGTCGGTCTGCCCGCGAACCTGCTGACCATCTACCTCACCTGGCTGCAGGTGCGCAGGAAGAACGTACTGGGAGTTTACCTGTGGAGCCTGTCGCTGTGTGACCTCACCTATCTGGGCACCCTGCCACTGTGGGCGTACTACGTCAGCTCAGGTCACTGGTGGCCGTGGAGCTCAGCCGCCTGCAAGCTAACAGGCTACATCTTCTTCAATAACATGTACATCAGCATcttcctgctgtgctgcatcTCCTGCGACCGCTACGTTGCCGTCGTCTACAGTGTGGAGTCCCGTGGCCTCCGCCGGCAGCGCTTTGCCTTCCTCATTGCCCTCGCCATCGTACTGCTGGTCGCCGTTGGTCATATCCCCGTCTTCACCATGAGGGAGGGCGATGGTGCAGAAGGCGACCGCCGCTGCTTTGAGCcaagtcagagcagcagcacagtgactgGCTTCAACTACGCCCGTTTCGTGGTCGGCTTCCTGATTccgctgctggtgctggtggtgacAAACCGCGGCATCCTGGCCAATGTGCAGCGCAGTACGGGGCTGCGGCGGGAGCAGAAGGAGCGCGTTCGCTGGCTGGCAGTGGCGGTGGTGGTGCTGTTCCTGGTCTGCTTTGCCCCGTACCACATCATCCTGCTGGTCAGAGCCGTCCTATTCCATTTCCCCCAGCTGGAGGATGGCACCTGTCTGTTCGAGAGGACCATGTACACCCCGTACACCATCTCGCTCGGCCTGTCCACCATCAACAGTGCCGTCAACCCCATCCTCTACGTCCTTTCCAGCGACAACATCCGCAAAGAGCTAAGCCGAGGCCTTGTGCAGGCATGTGACAGGGCACACCTGAGACCACGATCCAACAGCAGCCAGAACAAAATCCAGCCCACCAAGAACTCCTCAGAGGTGAACGCTGTGACTGACACTGAGAGACACCAGGGAGGAAAACCATCGGGGACTTGA